In Janibacter alkaliphilus, the following proteins share a genomic window:
- the sufU gene encoding Fe-S cluster assembly sulfur transfer protein SufU: MDLYQELILDHSKHPRHAGLREPFEAEVHHVNPTCGDEVTLRLHVGAGEDPVVEDVSYDAQGCSISTASTSILAEEVVGHPLSEALNTYEAMRTMLTSKGEDTGDEEVIGDGVALAGVARYPARVKCALLGWMAFTDALHQSGHEIREGDPA, encoded by the coding sequence ATGGACCTCTACCAGGAGCTCATCCTCGACCACAGCAAGCACCCCCGGCACGCCGGGCTGCGCGAGCCCTTCGAGGCCGAGGTGCACCACGTCAACCCGACCTGCGGCGACGAGGTGACCCTGCGACTGCACGTCGGCGCGGGGGAGGACCCGGTCGTCGAGGACGTCAGCTACGACGCGCAGGGCTGCTCGATCTCGACCGCCTCCACCTCGATCCTCGCCGAGGAGGTCGTCGGGCACCCGCTGTCCGAGGCGCTGAACACCTACGAGGCGATGCGCACCATGCTGACCAGCAAGGGCGAGGACACCGGCGATGAGGAGGTCATCGGCGACGGGGTCGCCCTGGCCGGGGTCGCCCGCTACCCGGCGAGGGTGAAGTGCGCCCTGCTGGGATGGATGGCCTTCACCGACGCGTTGCACCAGTCAGGCCACGAGATCCGAGAAGGAGACCCGGCATGA
- a CDS encoding phosphoadenylyl-sulfate reductase: MSTTTSLSTRAEEGQRLFAALESDLGGTYEGRVEIARRALQWASSTFGERLTVASSMGDEVLVHLVGTTLTDADVFFLDTGYHFAETLGTRDAYAAMLPLQIRTILPRLTVPEQDAEYGEKLHDRDPNLCCFMRKVEPMERALEDYDAWVTGMRREDAPTRGDIDVVGWDAKRDMVKLNPIAGWTQDDVDRYVAEHGVFLNPLRDSGYASIGCAPCTRPVAEGEDPRAGRWSGQTKTECGLHT; the protein is encoded by the coding sequence ATGAGCACCACCACCAGCCTGAGCACTCGCGCCGAGGAGGGGCAGCGCCTCTTCGCCGCCCTGGAGAGCGACCTCGGCGGCACCTACGAGGGCCGGGTCGAGATCGCTCGCCGCGCCCTGCAGTGGGCCAGCAGCACCTTCGGCGAGCGGCTGACCGTCGCCAGCTCGATGGGCGACGAGGTCCTCGTGCACCTCGTCGGCACCACCCTGACCGACGCCGACGTCTTCTTCCTCGACACCGGCTACCACTTCGCCGAGACCCTCGGCACCCGGGACGCCTACGCGGCCATGCTGCCGCTGCAGATCCGCACGATCCTGCCGCGCCTGACCGTGCCCGAGCAGGACGCCGAGTACGGCGAGAAGCTGCACGACCGGGACCCCAACCTGTGCTGCTTCATGCGCAAGGTGGAGCCGATGGAGCGGGCGCTGGAGGACTACGACGCCTGGGTGACCGGGATGCGTCGCGAGGACGCCCCCACCCGCGGCGACATCGACGTCGTCGGCTGGGACGCCAAGCGGGACATGGTCAAGCTCAACCCGATCGCCGGCTGGACCCAGGACGACGTGGACCGCTACGTCGCCGAGCACGGGGTCTTCCTCAACCCGCTGCGCGACAGCGGCTACGCCTCGATCGGCTGCGCCCCGTGCACCCGACCGGTGGCCGAGGGCGAGGACCCGCGAGCCGGGCGCTGGTCCGGCCAGACGAAGACCGAGTGCGGCCTGCACACGTGA
- a CDS encoding acVLRF1 family peptidyl-tRNA hydrolase, producing MSRVVEVAPARYPRWRERFDANNPDGPQRVVAVETFDHDPLGLVLVRRGGYAIGLARGEVLTAHKTGTRYVQSRTAAGGWSQQRYARRRGNQADELVETVVRHLGRICPPGSAAGLVVGGDRALAGQVLLAPSLLPLADLPRRELWDLPDPRLTVLQDALGRGRAVRVTIDDPPSPAQLPG from the coding sequence GTGAGCCGCGTCGTCGAGGTGGCGCCCGCGCGCTACCCGCGCTGGCGCGAGCGCTTCGACGCCAACAACCCCGACGGGCCCCAGCGGGTCGTCGCGGTCGAGACCTTCGACCACGACCCGCTGGGGCTCGTCCTCGTCCGCCGCGGCGGCTACGCCATCGGGCTGGCGCGCGGCGAGGTGCTGACCGCGCACAAGACCGGCACCCGCTACGTCCAGTCCCGCACCGCGGCCGGCGGCTGGTCCCAGCAGCGGTATGCCCGGCGCCGCGGCAACCAGGCGGACGAGCTCGTCGAGACCGTGGTGCGCCACCTGGGCCGGATCTGCCCGCCGGGGTCGGCGGCCGGCCTCGTCGTCGGCGGCGACAGGGCCCTGGCCGGGCAGGTGCTTCTCGCGCCCTCGCTGCTCCCGCTCGCCGACCTGCCGCGGCGCGAGCTGTGGGACCTGCCCGACCCGCGCCTGACCGTGCTGCAGGACGCCCTGGGCCGGGGCCGTGCGGTCCGGGTGACGATCGACGACCCGCCCTCGCCTGCGCAACTGCCCGGGTAG
- a CDS encoding CbiX/SirB N-terminal domain-containing protein, with translation MSDRGAGGVVLVAHGSPDPRHGQTMVRTAGRLAERCGSDVHVAYLEHEPPSATEVAPALDGPVAVVPMLITPAYHARVDIPEAAEQLGSHGATVRLQPPLGGHPGLVEAVAERLEVAGHDPGDGVVLVAGGNSDGSALQALRDLLAAHAPDSWRGCALTELDEQPPDRPVMAFTLAEGVLHDRVGEWAAGHGAPFVRGGLADTEAALAVVLERVSG, from the coding sequence GTGAGCGACCGGGGCGCGGGCGGCGTGGTCCTCGTGGCGCACGGTTCGCCGGACCCGCGGCACGGGCAGACCATGGTGCGCACCGCCGGTCGCCTCGCCGAGCGCTGCGGCAGCGACGTGCACGTCGCCTACCTCGAGCACGAGCCGCCGAGCGCGACCGAGGTCGCCCCTGCGCTCGACGGGCCGGTCGCGGTCGTGCCGATGCTCATCACCCCCGCCTACCACGCCCGGGTGGACATCCCCGAGGCCGCCGAGCAGCTCGGGTCCCACGGCGCGACGGTCCGGCTGCAGCCGCCGCTGGGCGGGCACCCGGGTCTCGTCGAGGCGGTCGCCGAGCGGCTCGAGGTGGCCGGCCACGACCCGGGCGACGGGGTGGTCCTCGTCGCCGGCGGCAACAGCGACGGATCGGCGCTGCAGGCGCTGCGCGACCTGCTCGCCGCGCACGCGCCGGACAGCTGGCGCGGGTGCGCCCTCACCGAGCTCGACGAGCAGCCGCCGGACCGTCCGGTGATGGCCTTCACCCTCGCCGAAGGGGTGCTGCACGACCGGGTGGGGGAGTGGGCGGCCGGTCACGGAGCCCCCTTCGTCCGCGGCGGGCTCGCCGACACCGAGGCGGCGCTGGCGGTGGTGCTGGAGCGGGTCTCCGGCTGA
- a CDS encoding nitrite/sulfite reductase: MDRVTVTTRPTRTKATGAWADGDRTPLNHNEEFKQEDDGLNVRQRIVDVYSKQGFGAISPDDLKGRMRWWGLYTQRKQGLDGSHTGEDDLDDEYFMMRIRTDGGAMSTEQLRVVAGISTDFARDTADVSDRQNIQLHWIRVEDVPTIWERLEAVGLGSTEACGDCPRVVLGSPVAGVAADEVVDGTPAVEEIKRRFIGNPEYSNLPRKFKTAISGSPSLDITHEINDVSFVGVEHPEHGPGFDLWVGGGLSTNPHFAQRLGTWVPLEDVPDVWAGVVGIFRDHGYRRLRNRARLKFLVADWGAEKFREVLEQDYLGRELADGPEPAAPGSLRRDHVGVHEQADGRVWVGVAPIAGRVSGTRLTEIADLAEAAGSSRVRLTPHQKILVLDVDPAKADQLVASLDALDLPARPSEWRRGVMACTGIEFCKLALTETKARARWTVERLEAALPDLDVPFSIHVNGCPNSCARSQVADVGLKGMVAKDDDGELVEIYQVHLGGSLGTDPGLARKTRNLKVAADELPDYIERLARTYLDQREQGESFASWVRRAEEDDIR; encoded by the coding sequence ATGGATCGCGTGACTGTGACGACTCGACCCACTCGCACCAAGGCGACCGGCGCCTGGGCCGACGGTGACCGTACCCCGCTGAACCACAACGAGGAGTTCAAGCAGGAGGACGACGGGCTGAACGTCCGTCAGCGCATCGTCGACGTCTACAGCAAGCAGGGCTTCGGCGCGATCAGCCCCGACGACCTCAAGGGCCGGATGCGCTGGTGGGGCCTCTACACCCAGCGCAAGCAGGGGCTCGACGGCAGCCACACCGGCGAAGACGACCTCGACGACGAGTACTTCATGATGCGCATCCGCACCGACGGCGGCGCGATGAGCACCGAGCAGCTGCGGGTCGTCGCCGGCATCTCCACCGACTTCGCCCGGGACACCGCCGACGTCTCCGACCGGCAGAACATCCAGCTGCACTGGATCCGGGTCGAGGACGTCCCCACCATCTGGGAGCGGCTGGAGGCGGTCGGTCTGGGCAGCACCGAGGCCTGCGGCGACTGCCCGCGCGTCGTCCTCGGCTCCCCGGTGGCCGGCGTCGCCGCCGACGAGGTCGTCGACGGCACCCCCGCGGTCGAGGAGATCAAGCGGCGGTTCATCGGCAACCCCGAGTACTCGAACCTGCCGCGCAAGTTCAAGACCGCGATCTCTGGCTCGCCCAGCCTGGACATCACCCACGAGATCAACGACGTCTCCTTCGTCGGCGTCGAGCACCCCGAGCACGGACCCGGCTTCGACCTCTGGGTCGGCGGCGGACTGTCCACCAACCCGCACTTCGCCCAGCGCCTGGGCACCTGGGTGCCGCTCGAGGACGTCCCGGACGTGTGGGCCGGGGTCGTCGGCATCTTCCGCGACCACGGCTACCGGCGGCTGCGCAACCGGGCCCGGCTGAAGTTCCTCGTCGCCGACTGGGGCGCCGAGAAGTTCCGCGAGGTGCTCGAGCAGGACTACCTCGGCCGCGAGCTCGCCGACGGCCCGGAGCCGGCCGCCCCCGGCAGCCTGCGGCGTGACCACGTCGGCGTGCACGAGCAGGCCGACGGGCGCGTCTGGGTCGGTGTCGCCCCGATCGCCGGCCGGGTCAGCGGCACCCGGCTCACCGAGATCGCCGACCTCGCCGAGGCCGCCGGCAGCAGCCGGGTGCGCCTGACCCCGCACCAGAAGATCCTCGTCCTCGACGTCGACCCGGCGAAGGCGGACCAGCTCGTCGCCTCCCTCGACGCCCTGGACCTGCCCGCCCGGCCCAGCGAGTGGCGCCGTGGCGTGATGGCCTGCACCGGCATCGAGTTCTGCAAGCTGGCGCTGACCGAGACCAAGGCGCGCGCCCGGTGGACCGTGGAGCGGCTGGAGGCGGCGCTGCCCGACCTCGACGTCCCCTTCTCCATCCACGTCAACGGCTGCCCGAACTCGTGCGCCCGCAGCCAGGTCGCCGACGTCGGCCTCAAGGGCATGGTCGCCAAGGACGACGACGGCGAGCTGGTGGAGATCTACCAGGTCCACCTCGGCGGCAGCCTCGGCACCGACCCGGGCCTGGCCCGCAAGACCCGCAACCTCAAGGTCGCCGCGGACGAGCTGCCCGACTACATCGAGCGGCTGGCCCGCACCTACCTCGACCAGCGCGAGCAGGGCGAGTCCTTCGCCTCCTGGGTGCGCCGGGCCGAGGAGGACGACATCCGATGA
- the ypfJ gene encoding KPN_02809 family neutral zinc metallopeptidase, with translation MSFDDNASLDTSRVGSGGGGRGVGRGPVIAGGGVVGLIITVLVVLLGGGDMLGTDTSSQGEQGEDLAQRCQTGADANADRDCRAVATENSLYDYWSQQPDLAADLRAAGQDFRAPAQVTIYEGQTQSRCGTASNQIGPFYCPLDERIFLDTDFFDILQQRLGAQDGALAEEYVLAHEYGHHIQNLYGVLEESQRDPQGADSGAVRVELMADCFAGMWIQHAGSTQDSNGNRLMEGVTEEDVADAMSAAKAVGDDVIQERSGGEVNPDGWTHGSAQARQTWLGIGMQASTLDDCDTFAVADPNNPGS, from the coding sequence ATGAGCTTCGACGACAACGCCTCGCTGGACACCTCGAGGGTGGGCTCCGGCGGCGGGGGCCGCGGGGTGGGCCGGGGACCGGTGATCGCCGGCGGCGGGGTCGTCGGGCTCATCATCACCGTCCTGGTCGTGCTGCTCGGCGGCGGCGACATGCTCGGCACCGACACCTCCTCGCAGGGCGAGCAGGGCGAGGACCTGGCGCAGCGCTGCCAGACCGGCGCGGACGCCAACGCCGACCGGGACTGCCGGGCGGTGGCCACCGAGAACAGCCTCTACGACTACTGGAGCCAGCAGCCGGACCTGGCCGCCGACCTGCGGGCGGCCGGGCAGGACTTCCGGGCACCGGCGCAGGTGACGATCTACGAGGGGCAGACCCAGTCCCGGTGCGGCACGGCGAGCAACCAGATCGGTCCCTTCTACTGCCCCCTGGACGAGCGGATCTTCCTCGACACCGACTTCTTCGACATCCTGCAGCAGCGGCTGGGCGCGCAGGACGGGGCGCTGGCCGAGGAGTACGTGCTCGCCCACGAGTACGGTCACCACATCCAGAACCTCTACGGGGTGCTGGAGGAGAGCCAGCGCGACCCGCAGGGCGCGGACTCCGGCGCGGTGCGGGTCGAGCTCATGGCGGACTGCTTCGCCGGGATGTGGATCCAGCACGCCGGCAGCACCCAGGACAGCAACGGCAACCGGCTCATGGAGGGCGTCACCGAAGAGGACGTCGCCGACGCGATGAGCGCGGCGAAGGCGGTCGGCGACGACGTCATCCAGGAGCGCTCCGGCGGCGAGGTGAACCCCGACGGGTGGACCCACGGCTCCGCGCAGGCCCGCCAGACCTGGCTGGGGATCGGCATGCAGGCGAGCACGCTCGACGACTGCGACACCTTCGCGGTGGCCGACCCCAACAACCCCGGCTCCTGA
- a CDS encoding ABC transporter ATP-binding protein, producing the protein MSMTGGQWAAMQSMTKGRELKGQRLAKGTTRRVLGYARPFRGTIAAFLLVVALSSATVVAVPLLLQRLIDDGVTPGDRGVVITLALLVAGIALLEAVTTLVQRWLSAKVGEGLILHLREEVFDHVVRQPIAFFTRAQTGALVTRLNNDVIGAQQAFTTVLSSVVSNAIALVLIVGAMLTLSWQLTLAALLLVPLFLLPARWMGRRLAELTREQMNLNADLGSQMTERFNVGGALLVKIFGTPEREVAEYADRAERVRDIGVRIAVNRALFFVLLTLVASLATAMVYGAGGLLAVEGQMTVGTLLALAALLARLYTPLTAISNVRVDILTALVSFSRLFEVLDLRGTVREAPDATALPTGEALSVELEDVRFAYPSADEVSLRSLEARTTGDRAGSGPVLDGVSLRVEPGRMVALVGPSGAGKTTTTALVSRLYDPTSGVVRIGGQDLRTATLASVAATVGTVTQDAHLFHDTIRANLAYARPDATEGEMILALKDAQIWSLVAGLPAGLDTIVGDRGHRLSGGEKQRLAIARMLLKAPPVVVLDEATAHLDSDSEVAVQRALDTALEGRTAIVIAHRLSTVRAADEILVVDQGRVVERGTHSALLVEGGLYAHLHETQLAPGESAQPA; encoded by the coding sequence ATGTCGATGACCGGCGGCCAGTGGGCCGCGATGCAGTCGATGACCAAGGGCCGTGAGCTGAAGGGTCAGCGGCTGGCGAAGGGGACCACCCGGCGGGTGCTGGGCTACGCCCGGCCCTTCCGCGGCACCATCGCCGCCTTCCTGCTCGTCGTCGCGCTCAGCTCGGCGACCGTGGTCGCCGTGCCGCTGCTGCTGCAGCGCCTCATCGACGACGGGGTGACCCCCGGGGACCGGGGCGTCGTCATCACCCTGGCGCTGCTCGTCGCCGGCATCGCCCTGCTCGAGGCGGTGACGACGCTGGTCCAGCGCTGGTTGTCGGCGAAGGTCGGGGAGGGCCTGATCCTGCACCTGCGCGAAGAGGTCTTCGACCACGTCGTGCGCCAGCCGATCGCCTTCTTCACCCGTGCCCAGACCGGCGCGCTGGTGACCCGGCTCAACAACGACGTCATCGGCGCCCAGCAGGCCTTCACCACCGTGCTGTCCTCCGTGGTGAGCAACGCCATCGCGCTGGTGCTCATCGTCGGCGCCATGCTCACCCTCTCCTGGCAGCTGACGCTGGCGGCGCTGCTGCTGGTGCCGCTCTTCCTGCTCCCGGCGCGGTGGATGGGGCGCCGGCTGGCCGAGCTCACGCGCGAGCAGATGAACCTCAACGCCGACCTCGGCTCGCAGATGACCGAGCGCTTCAACGTCGGCGGCGCGCTGCTGGTGAAGATCTTCGGCACCCCGGAGCGCGAGGTCGCCGAGTACGCCGACCGGGCCGAGCGGGTCCGCGACATCGGGGTACGGATCGCGGTCAACCGGGCGCTCTTCTTCGTGCTGCTGACCCTGGTCGCCTCGCTGGCCACCGCCATGGTCTACGGGGCCGGCGGCCTGCTCGCGGTCGAGGGACAGATGACCGTCGGCACGCTGCTCGCCCTGGCCGCGCTGCTCGCCCGCCTCTACACCCCGCTGACCGCGATCTCCAACGTGCGGGTGGACATCCTGACCGCGCTGGTCTCTTTCTCCCGGCTCTTCGAGGTGCTCGACCTGCGCGGCACCGTGCGCGAGGCGCCGGACGCCACCGCGCTGCCGACCGGCGAGGCGCTGTCCGTCGAGCTCGAGGACGTCCGCTTCGCCTACCCCTCGGCGGACGAGGTCTCGCTGCGCTCGCTGGAGGCGCGCACCACCGGCGACCGGGCCGGGTCGGGCCCGGTGCTCGACGGGGTGTCCCTGCGGGTCGAGCCCGGGCGGATGGTCGCCCTGGTCGGGCCGAGCGGCGCCGGCAAGACGACCACCACGGCCCTGGTCTCCCGGCTCTACGACCCGACCTCTGGCGTGGTCCGGATCGGTGGTCAGGACCTGCGCACCGCCACACTGGCGTCGGTGGCGGCGACCGTCGGCACGGTCACCCAGGACGCGCATCTCTTCCACGACACGATCCGCGCCAACCTCGCCTACGCCCGGCCCGACGCCACCGAGGGGGAGATGATCCTCGCCCTCAAGGACGCCCAGATCTGGTCGCTGGTCGCCGGTCTGCCGGCCGGGCTGGACACGATCGTCGGTGACCGTGGCCACCGGCTCTCCGGCGGCGAGAAGCAGCGCCTGGCGATCGCCCGGATGCTGCTCAAGGCCCCGCCGGTGGTCGTCCTCGACGAGGCCACCGCCCACCTCGACAGCGACTCCGAGGTGGCCGTGCAGCGGGCGCTGGACACCGCCCTGGAGGGGCGCACGGCGAT
- a CDS encoding metal-sulfur cluster assembly factor: MSETTATNVADVEEAMRDVVDPELGINVVDLGLVYGITVDPTNHAVIDMTLTSAACPLTDVIEDQVGQSLEGLVNGHRINWVWMPPWGPDKITDDGRDQLRALGFNI; this comes from the coding sequence ATGAGCGAGACCACCGCCACCAACGTCGCGGACGTCGAGGAGGCCATGCGCGACGTCGTCGACCCCGAGCTCGGGATCAACGTCGTCGACCTCGGCCTCGTCTACGGGATCACCGTCGACCCCACCAACCACGCGGTCATCGACATGACGCTCACCTCGGCGGCCTGCCCGCTGACCGACGTCATCGAGGACCAGGTCGGGCAGAGCCTCGAGGGGCTCGTCAACGGCCACCGGATCAACTGGGTGTGGATGCCGCCGTGGGGCCCGGACAAAATCACCGACGACGGCCGCGACCAGCTGCGCGCCCTCGGCTTCAACATCTGA
- a CDS encoding ABC-F family ATP-binding cassette domain-containing protein codes for MITATGIELRAGSRILLEDASFRVAAGDRVGLVGRNGAGKTTLTKVVAGDAQPAAGTITAGGQVGYLPQDPRTGDLEVTARQRILSARGLDRIVTDRAAAEQRMASADTETMEKAMRAYARLEAEFESAGGYAAESEAASMAAALNIEEHRLDQPLGTLSGGQRRRVELARILFSGAQTLLLDEPTNHLDADSIAWLRDHLRSYQGGLVIISHDVDLLGVVVNRVFHLDANRAELDIYNVGWKAYLEQRETDERRRRRETANAQKKAGALLDQAEKMRAKATKAVAAQQMIRRAERMLASVEGERAHDKVAKLRFPDPSPCGRTPLRASGLSRSYGSQEVFTDVDLAIDRGSRVVVLGLNGAGKTTLLRMLAGVDGPDTGQVEPGHGLKLGYYAQEHENLDVDRSVLANMKSAAPDLGETEVRKVLGSFLFSGEDVEKPAGVLSGGEKTRLSLALLVVSSANVLLLDEPTNNLDPASREEILGALSTYKGAVVLVTHDEGAVDALQPERILLLPDGVEDLWGADYRDLITLA; via the coding sequence ATGATCACCGCCACCGGCATCGAGCTGCGCGCGGGCTCCCGGATCCTGCTCGAGGACGCCAGCTTCCGCGTCGCCGCCGGGGACCGGGTCGGCCTGGTCGGGCGCAACGGCGCCGGCAAGACCACCTTGACGAAGGTGGTGGCCGGCGACGCGCAGCCGGCGGCCGGCACCATCACCGCCGGCGGCCAGGTGGGCTACCTGCCGCAGGACCCGCGCACCGGAGACCTCGAGGTCACCGCCCGCCAGCGCATCCTCTCCGCCCGCGGGCTGGACCGCATCGTCACCGACCGGGCGGCCGCCGAGCAGCGGATGGCCAGCGCCGACACGGAGACCATGGAGAAGGCGATGCGCGCCTACGCCCGGCTGGAGGCCGAGTTCGAGTCGGCCGGCGGGTACGCCGCCGAGTCGGAGGCAGCCAGCATGGCGGCCGCGCTGAACATCGAGGAGCACCGGCTGGACCAGCCGCTGGGCACCCTCTCCGGCGGTCAGCGGCGCCGGGTCGAGCTGGCCCGGATCCTCTTCTCCGGCGCCCAGACCCTGCTGCTCGACGAGCCCACCAACCACCTCGACGCCGACTCCATCGCCTGGCTGCGCGACCACCTGCGCAGCTACCAGGGCGGGCTGGTCATCATCAGCCACGACGTCGACCTGCTCGGCGTCGTCGTCAACCGGGTCTTCCACCTCGACGCCAACCGGGCCGAGCTGGACATCTACAACGTCGGCTGGAAGGCCTACCTCGAGCAGCGCGAGACCGACGAGCGGCGCCGCCGGCGGGAGACCGCGAACGCGCAGAAGAAGGCCGGCGCGCTGCTGGACCAGGCCGAGAAGATGCGGGCCAAGGCGACGAAGGCGGTGGCCGCCCAGCAGATGATCCGCCGGGCCGAGCGGATGCTCGCCTCGGTCGAGGGCGAGCGCGCCCACGACAAGGTCGCCAAGCTGCGCTTCCCCGACCCGTCACCGTGCGGCCGGACCCCCCTTCGCGCCTCTGGCCTGTCCCGCTCCTACGGCAGCCAGGAGGTCTTCACCGACGTCGACCTGGCGATCGACCGGGGCAGCCGGGTGGTCGTCCTCGGGCTCAACGGTGCCGGCAAGACGACGCTGCTGCGGATGCTCGCCGGGGTCGACGGCCCGGACACCGGTCAGGTGGAGCCCGGGCACGGCCTCAAGCTCGGCTACTACGCCCAGGAGCACGAGAACCTCGACGTCGACCGGAGCGTGCTGGCGAACATGAAGTCCGCCGCGCCGGACCTGGGGGAGACCGAGGTGCGCAAGGTGCTCGGGTCCTTCCTCTTCTCCGGCGAGGACGTCGAGAAGCCGGCCGGGGTGCTCTCCGGCGGTGAGAAGACCCGGCTGTCGCTGGCGCTGCTGGTCGTCTCCAGCGCGAACGTGCTGCTGCTCGACGAGCCGACGAACAACCTCGACCCGGCCAGCCGCGAGGAGATCCTCGGGGCGCTGTCGACGTACAAGGGCGCGGTCGTGCTGGTCACTCACGACGAGGGCGCGGTGGACGCCCTGCAGCCGGAGCGGATCCTGCTGCTGCCGGACGGGGTCGAGGACCTCTGGGGCGCCGACTACCGGGACCTGATCACCCTGGCCTGA
- the ppk2 gene encoding polyphosphate kinase 2 — MAKTTASGLPRMKKSSYEAELARLQQELVALQEWLKVSGARVVVLFEGRDAAGKGGAIKRITEPLSPRVVRVAALPAPNEREKTQWYFQRYVPHLPAAGEMVLFDRSWYNRAGVERVMGFCTDEEYETFLHQAPLFEQMLVEDGIILLKYWFSVSDVEQEARFRSRANDPMRQWKLSPMDVQSISRWEDYSRAKDRMMAETDLDATPWWTVESEDKRSARINVIAHLLGSIPYERTTPDPVPIPDRPEAKGYDRPPRESQRYVPDHASQV; from the coding sequence ATGGCGAAGACGACCGCGAGCGGGCTGCCCCGGATGAAGAAGTCGAGCTACGAGGCCGAGCTGGCCCGGCTGCAGCAGGAGCTCGTCGCGCTGCAGGAGTGGCTCAAGGTCTCCGGAGCCCGGGTGGTGGTGCTCTTCGAGGGCCGGGACGCGGCGGGCAAGGGCGGGGCGATCAAGCGGATCACCGAGCCGCTGAGTCCTCGCGTCGTGCGGGTGGCGGCGCTGCCGGCACCCAACGAGCGGGAGAAGACCCAGTGGTACTTCCAGCGCTACGTGCCGCACCTGCCGGCGGCCGGCGAGATGGTCCTCTTCGACCGCTCCTGGTACAACCGCGCCGGGGTGGAGCGGGTCATGGGCTTCTGCACCGACGAGGAGTACGAGACCTTCCTGCACCAGGCGCCGCTCTTCGAGCAGATGCTCGTCGAGGACGGGATCATCCTGCTGAAGTACTGGTTCTCGGTCTCCGACGTCGAGCAGGAGGCCCGCTTCCGGTCCCGGGCGAACGACCCGATGCGGCAGTGGAAGCTCTCCCCGATGGACGTGCAGTCGATCAGCCGGTGGGAGGACTACTCGCGCGCCAAGGACCGGATGATGGCCGAGACCGACCTGGACGCCACCCCGTGGTGGACCGTGGAGTCCGAGGACAAGCGCTCGGCGCGGATCAACGTCATCGCCCACCTGCTCGGCAGCATCCCCTACGAGCGCACCACCCCGGACCCGGTGCCGATCCCGGACCGGCCCGAGGCGAAGGGGTACGACCGCCCGCCGCGGGAGTCGCAGCGCTACGTCCCGGATCACGCCAGCCAGGTGTGA